Below is a genomic region from Mus caroli chromosome 13, CAROLI_EIJ_v1.1, whole genome shotgun sequence.
GCTCCCTTACGTCTCCAACCTGCCACTATAAACCAGAAATGCCTCAGCCTTTGTAACCAAATGAGCcagtttcttaaaataaatatttttacagttGTTTACTGATTCTGTTTCTGGAGAGAACACTAATGTGTGTATGACTTACACAGGTGAAGAAaagttttcttcctttgcctGAATTCATTCTCAAACcgtataataaaaatgtcaacagAACCAGAGAGATTAGCTTCCTTTCAATGAACTGTTCAAATAAACATAAAGGGAGAGCAGGAAAGTAAGTTAGCTACTAAAGTGAGAATGTTATACTTTTTATTGGAACCTTTCTGGCAGTCTAATTGTGACCTATAGCCCTGTGGACTATAGACTCTAGAATTATACAAGGCACAGATTTATCACAGACCTCTTCAAGCACACTAAGAAGTTAAAGTCACACAAGTGACTGCATGGCAAAGGCCACCCCTGGTAAAAGCCCCCGCCCAGGGGTTCTGGGGAAGGAAAACAGCAGTGAGTGACAGGTTCTCACTCCCCAGGAACACCAGTCCTCATGTCTAGGTTTACTTTGAGTTTGGattcagtttttaatttattttactatttcaattgtactgtgggttccagggatttgGTTTAAACTGTCAGGACTGAACAAGCGCTttctgccactgagccatttcaccagctaTCAGATCAGATTTCTATGACAGTCTCCTAACTGGGTTGTTTCCTTCTAAACCAAAGATttgtcccccaccaccaccaccaccaccccccccccccccgcccctatGCTGGACTTGGCATAAGGAATAAGTACTTTCTTGTCTTCATATATATTACGTACTGTTTTCTTATCTATACTATGTATAAATAAACTACACAAGGACTGTCTGAACATTGTACCATTACTTGCAAACCATGCCATACTACATAAAAATACCATTTACAGTTCTGTTATATTAAAGTCTTATTGTTAACAATTCCTGTTAACTTTAAAGGCAAATTCCTTACATGTATGAGTGACTACTTATTTCCATTTTGTAGTCACAAAAAGCTGGATATTTCTATTTCACAATAATTCTTCAAAAGCTAAAtaacatgtaaatataaaaatgtttatgtaaagATCATTTGTAACAGCTTACAGTGTTCTCAACAATACATGACCCAAGTGGCAATCTTTCCCATTTGCTATAAATGGCTTTATAAAGAGCAAAGAGAACAAGTTTGTTGCAGTAATACGTTAAGCAGCCTACAATCTCATGAAACTTTGATTAACATTGTAGGTAAATATCTTTATTAATAGTAAGAGAATAAGTACAATAAACGCTATGCACAAAAAGatacaattaatttaaaattttcaagcTGATATTTGTATGACTGAGAGTGTCAGCACTCTTAACACtaattgattttcattttatatgtaattaGACTTTGCCTGCAGGTGCATTTATGTACCACATGCAAGCATGATGCCtaaagaggccaaaagagggtgttagatcccctggaactggagttatagacagccaTGAGCAGTTAAGGGGATGCTAGAAcctgaacctggctcctctgtaagagcaggaagTGATCTTTAGCTGGTgatgtcatctctccagccccatcatattctttggttgttgtttgttttgagacaaggtcttatatGTAGACCTGGTTGGCCTGGGTATtacatgtaaaccaggctgtcttGAACTAAAAAAGATCTActtgctggaattaaaagcatgcatcacTAAGCCTGATTCGTAACAACATAACTTTGCCTAACTCACCAAAAAGAATGTAATTTTAACTATTACTTTTTGAAACTAGTCAGTCACTTGAAAGGTACTatgctagctgcatatgtatcaaaagatggcctaataggccatcacttgaaagagaggcccattggacttgNNNNNNNNNNNNNNNNNNNNNNNNNNNNNNNNNNgggagtgggtgggtaggggaggtgggggggggggtatgggggacttttggtatagcattggaaatgtaaatgagctaaatacctaataaaaaaatggaaaaaataaaaacaagaaaggtaCTATGGTATCCAAAAAGCACCTTTTTAATCGCAAATACAAAATAACTCCTCCCATTTTTCTCATAATTAGCTTGAAAGGGGAAAGCTATTTAAAATAtccttaaaaagaaatttatgctAGACTGTTTTtggaaattatttacttatttataatattttaagtttattctcTAGCAATTTTACACATGTATCTAACACATTTTGATCATACTTATGCCTATTCCCCTCTCCAaccccttcccagtccctctAGATCCTTCTTCCGCTCCTCTTTCCCCCgtcttttagatattttttattttaatttattatgtataccACAGGCAATGGATCATAGGCAACTTCCCAGTGGCTATACTACTACAAAAAAATAACTTTCttagagcacttgggaggtgaaggatggaaagaccagaagttcaaggtcatttttgacTATGTATGTTCGTGATTGGTTTTGGAtacttgagaccttgtctaaaataaaacaaaaacaaaaacaaaaacaaaacaaaacaaattaaactgTATAAAAGACAAAATTACACTCTTCATATTTTGAACTAAAAATAATCATGCTGTATTATTTAATTCCATAATTCTAAGTATGATTAATTAAATGATCCACCTACTCTTTGTAAGTTCTTGTCTCAGGGTCTTCTGTCATGACATCATGAAGAGCCTCCACTGAGATATTTATAATTCCACAAAATTTATCTTGGATAAcactagaataaaagaaaaacaatacagatTATCAGGAGTATTTTAACACCATCTCTAAGAAATCCACACACTATCTTGAACACGTAAATGTGGCACTGAAACAGAATCAAAGCCATCAAGATATAGTTAAGGAAAATATCGTTACAACTGCACGTAATGTCACCAACTCTTCTTTTGCCATAGTGTCGGTCTTTAAATACAGGCTGTGCACCAGGGAGGATAActgaggctgaggagagagagaggagtcagtggttaggagtgcgcGAGGGGCTAGGGAGCGTGAGGGCCTGACCatgaatccccagcacctacataaaatgGCAGTGCAGTTGTCTATGGGTTTGTTACCCTGGCTTTGaaggtggggacaggagggtCTCTTGTCACACAGGAATAGTGCAGAGAGCgatggagagagagatacatTCTATACTTTCACATCTCccccctccctcacacacacacacacacacacacacacacacacacacaccagacacatgcggatttttaccatttttttctaatagtCTTGTGTTAATTTTACAACAATAGGGACACAAAGTGCTGACAAAAATCTCTGCCTTTCTGAAGACATTgtcaagggaaagaaaaaactTGTTGTAGTGTGAAAATAATATTGTTAAAACATTTGGCAAAAACTAGGAGCCGGCATATAAAGAATTCAGAACAATCTGTCAGAACCAGCAGGCAAACAACTTCATTGTGAAATGGAGAAGGTTTGGAGGGGATAAACATGAAGAGGCAGTTCACCAAGAAAAATATTCAGATTTCATGGGAGTACTTGAAAAGATGTTGCATATAATTAGGCATTACAGAAATGCAAGCTGAAAtcccaaattttatttaaaagtaaaattaggaAGATTGGCAATAGTACAGGTCTGGAGAAGGCTAagctgataaagtgcttgctaggcaagaATTAAAAAGCCACGTGATCCTCAGGAGCCATGAAAACACaacatggcagcacatgcctgttaGAAGGCAGGGACAAGCTGCCTACACACCCCACAAGAAATTACAAGGCGATGGCTCCTAAGAACAAGACCCAGGGTTGTCTGTAgattacatgtgtatacatgtgtatgcagatgCACCTCCCCTCCACACCCCACCAACATGGAAAAGATGACCGCCAATACTGCACGATGGTAAAGTCTTGCATATTGTTAGCAAGAACTTAAAATGCTATATTCACATTGGGAAATATGAATATGGCACATTTTAATAAAGTTAAGCAATCCTACTTACAGGCATTTACCTAAAATCCAAATGAGTGTTCTAAGATCTGTACAAATATTTGTGACAGCTTTAACAGTCCCAACCTGCAACAACCCATAAATGACCATCAACTCGTCAAGGAATAAATCTGAACACACACTCAGGCCCATGGAATTTCTTCAACAGAATACAGAACTTCCCAGGCGACATGATTGGCTCCCCAAGGCATCATGGTCAGAGCAACAAGCCAGATTCAAAGGACTATGATTCTAGGACCGTGTCTACAAAATGTTCAAAAGGCAAGGCTATCTCAACATACTACTTTCTATCACGAGCATGGCAATGGTCATACAAAGGTGTAAATTTGTCAAAACTGTATACTTTTGCTATACATACACCACAGCTTATATTAACTGTTATTTCAAAAAGGTAAAAGCAGCCATCTACTATGACATAGTACCATCAAACTATACTAAGAGATTTTTCAAAGTAGCTGAAGTTTTAGTGCCTCCAGGATCATACTTTCATTTCTACACGGGgctagaccaggttggccttgaactcacagatcccaagtgctgggattacctgTGTGTACCCCCACTCTAGGCTTCagaatatatctttaaataaataagcatgaaGACATTACAAACTCTTCTAAGGCTACTGCTGTATAATATGTTCCTCCTAGTGGCCCAACTTGTACCATTTTATAATGgagctttttaaaaaggtttttaatggggctgaagagacagctcagcagttaggcaTGTATTGATTGCTCTTGCAGAACAGTGGACTTTAGTGTCCAGCACCCACCTCAGACAGCTTATCACCACCGGTACATCCAGAGGATCAGAAGCACACCCCCCTTTTTTTGCTCCTGTGCACATATGGGCATAAAGAATCAACTTTTTATACTATTTTCTAGAATTAGGgctttgaactttttaaaatacttttccgTTTATTTATTTGCGGGGCGTACAGATAGAAGTCAGAGTTGACAACTCACAGGCAGGAGTCAAGTTTTCTGCATCTACCATGTGGCATTTCAGAGATGAAACTGAGATCGCCAGCTTACTGGTGAGTATCCTAACCTTCGGATCCATGCTGCCGGTTTCTAGATGTATGTTGTTAAATGTGACTAGACATTTAAAACAGACACGATCAAAAGAAATCTATAACGCAGAATGAAATGAGAaggctgggagggagaagagagggtaGGACTTCGCTTAAAGGCAACTGCATTTGCCCTTGTGTGCCTTTGGATGAAAACCACCCCACTATAACCAGGAGAAGGGTTTTTCCTTCTCAGGGTGTCATCCCTGGCAGTCCTCCTGGATCACCCACTCCAAACTAATGCCAGAACTAGTTCTTCACCCCTCAACCTCACTTACTGGGAGTGAGAATTCATCTCAACTATGAAGGCCTAGGACTATAGTCCCTGAAAACAATCCCTAAGATCTATCTAGCCATGCCTGGAAGCCCAAGAGAAACCAATATTCCATGTTCTCCATTTCTCGAATTGCTCCCTTGCTTCACACTTCCACCATGAAGACTTCTGGGACTTCTCATAGAGATAACAGAGTGCTCGCCTGATTCAATAAAAGCTCTTCACTCACTGGACACGAACCCGTGTGGCATCTTTCATGCTATGTTCTTCTTTTGTCCTTTGATTTTTGAGAACTGCTCTGCTTAAGATGATATACAACTTAAATAAGAATCATgtgttatggttatttttataCCCCATCGGATAATGTTATATGTGTGAACACTCAATAAGTAATCAAGCTAATTCATGATCCCAAATGCTGCAgactttcctttattttctttctggagttttcttattatttatttcctcttaaaaTTATAGTCatggggctggcaaggtggctcggCAGGTTAACaatgccaagcctgacaaccaggTCAACCCCGGAGACTATCATGGCAGAAGGGGAGAAAGCTGTCCTCCAATGGTCACATAGgtactgtggcacatgtgtgcacgcacacacaaatgtTTACAGAAAcacttaaacaaataaatataatcgCTATCAtgaatagatgatatatagataagAAATAGGCAACTGACTACTTTATACTGGGTATGCACCAGAACATGGAGGATGAGTGATTCATAAAtctatttatgaattttttttaaatacaaaggaATTTTGATATCGAGAGAAGTCTACTTTGCTACATGTATAATCTAGCCGAAAAAGCCATCTAGGTGGGCTCCGTGACAAAATCCCAATCCCTGCACACTTTCTCAGGAGCTTTCTCAGGGCATGGGAATCTTATCTGAACCACAGCCTCTCCCCCACCTGCTCCTGGTAACCTCACAAGCGCATCGCACTCAAGCATGTCAAACTATGAATGCCCTGCCCCAAGCAAAAGTAAACACCGAAACAAAAGGGAGAGGTAAATCCAGGCTCTCTAAGTTTccttccacaaacacacacaagctctAGCACACCAGAATCAAGCCAGAAACCTGGGTTTTCACTTCTAACACTTCTCATTTACTCTTCCCCAAACCGACTCACCATCAAATTCTGCCACATTTATCTCCAGATATTCCCATACAGACGCTGTGTCACGGGCCAAGCCTGTCCCAAGTGACCTCACAAACAGGGaaacttcccctccctgcttctgcaATTCATCCTCTAAGCACACACTAGAGGGATTTTGTCATAACCCAAGTCGGCCTTCAAGGGGACGACCTTTAACCTTTGATCCATTTgtgccctccacccccaccccagaatcAAAGATATGCTTCATCACACTTGATTTTAGAGTGTTCTTTTGAAAAATCTGAATGTATCTTTCCCCTGCTTTAAAGCAAACATTTGTATCTTTCAATAATAGCTCTCATCTACAGTTAAAAACCCAAGCTCCTAGCAGTATTTTTGCCagtcctcttctccttcccttgtcTACCCTCACTGGTCTCCGTCATGGACTTGCACCTCCAGGGCTTTCTATCTGTTAGGGACTCTACTGTCTGCCTGCCCGCCCCTGCAAAGTTCATTCTGTTTAACTAATAATAAACCTCTAAGTGGAGCCATGCTACAAGAGAGGTCAAGAGGCTTTCATAAGCAAGAAATCATTGAGGAAAGAGGAGTTTTAAAAGGCAAAGCATAAGTGTATCaaagaatattcatttatttatgttattactTATACAAAGAAATATACCCATATAAAATTAAGGTTAGAAAAAAATGATTGCCATAGAAAATTATCTGGCCAAAGCAAGCATTCCAAAGACACAACCAAGAGCAGACTGAGGTTTATGTCTGTCCATGTACTGGAAACTCAACAGgagatcccaccccaccccaccccaccccactccaccccactccaccccatccccaccaagAACATTTACTTAAGGTCTCCCATTGTTGAAAATGACTTCCCATTAAAAGTATAGTTTCCTGGCTGGCAGTAgctgcacacctctaatcccagtgcttgtgaggcagaggcagtcagatctctgtgagctccggGCCAACGCGGTCTACAGAGTCCAAGACCAtggtccaagacagccagagctacactgtgAAGCCACGTCTCAAAAAAAACAGTGATTTTACCAATACTTTTAACGTGAGCACTTGCTGACAAGGCACAAACTGGATAATACTTCATGAAAACAAATGTGATTAATTATAGCTCCATTTATAGATCGCTAGTAATAGAACTATAGTTTTCTGGTTGAATCTCAGTCAATTATGTTATgtacaaaaatacatataaaatagttgtttgtttttttaaactgttgCTTAAGCTTCTGGATCATAGCAGTGGAATCTTTAAGCTTGGGACATTTAAGATCAAAGTAGAGACCCTGTCATAAGGATTTTTCTAAACTCCAAACAGTTATGTTTCTCCTGGGTGTctttaagacagaatttcagtTGGGGAGTAGGAAGGGTCTTTTACCTTTTACTATACACACTTCTGCACTGCTTGCATTTTCTTCCATTAAATGTACCTTTGGCTACTATATGCAAACAACTGGAACAGACCGAATTCTGAGGAGTTGACAAAAAGACACATTGATTAAGAATGCCTCAAGgggaaaaatattcatttcagtCATAAGTAATGTAAAAagaatggtttggtttggtttggtttggtttggtttggtttggtttggtttggtttggtttggtttggtttggtttttcaagacagggtttctctgtgtagtcctggctatcctggaactctcactctgtagaccaggctggtctcaaactcagaaatcctcctgcctctgcctcgcaagtgctgggattaaaggcatgtgccaccactgcctggcttgttttgttttttaatataatcaCCGTCCGCCCCCAGCTCTGAAATCAGAAACTAAGCCTAGAACACTGAAAACCCTAGTGTGGGTGTAGAAGTTACTATTAGAGCCTTCTTTTGTAAGTGAATGCAGGTCTTGCATGTGGAGGACAGGACTACCTCCATCATCCATCATCACCATCCACCcagcctgagacaggatctctttggTTAGTTTCCATTGTAAGCCTAGATGCTTACAGGGTTTCTTGACTCTGAGACTGCAGGCACTTTCACTTTTCCAAGTTCCAAGGATTCAAACCCGGGTCCTTAAGCCTGCAGAGCAAGTACTTTTGCCCAGTGAGCATCTCTTAGCCCTATTACCACTTCCAGTACATCTTAAACTAACACCTCAGatccttctcattttctcatttccacCTCAGATATCTTTATGCAGTGATTCTCAACACATGGTCTCCCAACCAGCAGTATGGGCAAACTTGTGAAAATGGAAAACCAGAGAGCTATgttggcatacacctttaatctcaacactttgccaacctggtctacataaaaagactatgttttaaaacaaaacaaacctgaaaatAACAGTCGTGTTCCACACCCACTCAATCACACACTTGGGTAGTAGAAATGAAGCAGGGATAAGAAAACTTCTGGGTGAATCTGAGGTTGAGGCATTATACAGTATAGAATTTTCCTATCGTCTTAAGGCATTATATAATACTATTACCTTACAAGTATTCCTATTTTAGAAAAGAAGCTAAAATTATTATTTGATTAAATACCTTAGAATGTTTTGGAATATATGGATAGTATTAACTttttaataaagtataaaaattgGATCAAGAGGAAGAACAAACATAACTGATCATCTACTTGTGGTTCAGGTCACGATAAACTcacaaacatttattatttgtttattaaacTATTGCTTAATATTATTTGCATCTAACTTCAAACGTGTACTAATATAGAAAATCATTGCATTACTTGATTTCCTCTAATAAATATCTATATTAAAGAGTCTAAACACTCGAGTCCTAATCTTTCTTGCTTAGTTGTTTTGGCAgcaagtggttttgttttgtttttactttcaatGTGTTAGATGATAAGTGTGCATTAGCTTTACCAGATAAACCCTGATCCTGAACTCCTGCTTGCCAGGTATGTATACAGGGATGTCAACTATACATGAACCTGAAATCCTACTCATTCAAAACTGAGCCTCTTGGCTCACCGGCTTCAACATCATTCCTTGGCTTCCAGAATGGAGTACAGAATTGCCTACAGCAAAAGCGGGACATCTTTTAGCTCCCCTCAATCAATTACCAAAACAGGTCATCAGACTGGCAGAGTAACTTTCTATCCATCCTGCCCACTACTACACTGGCATCTCTCACCAGAGTTAATAGTTCTGCTTCTTAGTTAATGTTGTTCCTTCCATAAAGAGTGAATTTTTTCTAAAAGAGGGTGAATTCCATAGTATCTCTCCAGTGGATAAATTTCTCAAGGGCTCCCCGTGGCCCTCAGAATAAAGCATGAAATTATAATAGCCTTTAACCATTGATCTATCTATACAGCTGCAAATCTTGTCAGGACTTTAAGTCCCAAAAAGTAGTATTCTTTCTTGTTCATTAATCTTTCTAACATGGTAACCTTTCTGACAGCTCTCTTTACTGGGTTAATCTGTTTGCTGATAAAGTgaatttgttgttgctgctgctctgTCTTGGTTTTGGTTCATGGCCTTACTATATAACCCTGGCAGGCCTGGAGCTCACacaatctgcttgcctctgcctcttgagcacCAAGAGGTCTATGCACAGAATGATAGTTTTAATGCTTCTTATTGTTTTCATAAAGTTGCCCTTCATCACCACATATTCAAAAGTGCTTCCGAGAACAGCACTTAGCATACTGCATACTAATCATGGGTCCTCTTCTAGGTTCGGGTTCTAGCAAGACTAGGAACCACATCTAGTTTTTCAATACTGTAATCTTAGTGCCTAGGCAGCATCAAAGCATAAAATTAAAAGCTTCAGCTCAAGTCAGAGTTAAAACACACCATAAGTCATGAGGATTCTGAAAAATTAGTTAAACTCTCTCCCATTTTTCCTTATGTGTAATTTAATATAGATATTACAACCTTATAAGACTTTAGAAATAAACATGATTTGTGACATATTTAATATGATGTTCAGTACCCAGAAAGTTGGCTACTTATCTTGGtacaatttcaaagaaaatatatgcagAACGAATACACTTTATTCAAATTACTTATAAACACTTTAACAATCCTAACATAATTCTATGAGAAGGATTAAATTTTATGGCCACATGGCACTACGGAGTTTTTTATAGTCAATATTTAGTTGAGTCATAAAGCAGAATGTTCAAAGAGAATGACTTGTGCCCCATTTTCAGGAACAATTTGTTTATCAAGTCCAATCTGTTGCAAGCCAGAACTTTCCAGAGAATCCGGGGAGGTGTTACAAACCGAGGCAGTTACATTGTACCTTGCTGACTGATAAAAGCTGTAATACTCGAGTCTATTTTCCACTGAGTCTTCTAGAgcctttagtttttgtttaaacTGAATAACTTTGTAGAtcaaaaaaatgattaaaacacaAGCTAAGATGAAAAAAGCTAGCAAAAAGTCAAAGGCCTCATTCAACTTCTCAACTTCTTGTGTACAAATGAGAGATGCTTTTCCTGACACAGAAGAGGCATCAATTGGTAGAGCAGTGTTTTTTTCCGAGGTCAAGGTAACAGAAGTGAGCTGTTTCTGCACAGACACAACTGCAGTCGTCTCCAGTGCATTACCAAGTGTACTCTCTTGAAAAGATCTACTGGCCGGGGAAGCTGGGGCCGGTTCCCAGACGCGACTGCTCTCCGCCACAGTGCTTTCCAAAGGGTTCCCACTTGTGCTTGCTTTATGCCAGGCCATCATTAGTGCAGTGGTCGTGTGATGAATACAAGAGATTTTACAGCCCAAGTTCTGGATATATTGGTCCAAGGTAAAGGCAATTTGTAATGTTAGTCCATTTAACATAACATAATGCTCTGCCACACATAGATATGGGATTCTGATAACAGACGTTTACAGCAAGGGCTGACGAGGCTAGCCACTCTTGAAGACCCAAAAGTTTGTATTCACAAAATTGGAATTTGCCTGAAGAGGAGTCAGTGAAGACAATGGCTTAGGGACCCTTGGATGTAATTCTGTAAGATTATTAAATGACAGATTAAGGATCTTCAAAGATGCTCCCAGAGGTTCAAATGTATTATTATCTATGTTAAGATTCTTGTTTCTAATTTACAATAAATTGCTTATCAAGCTAAATGTATCAGgtttacattttctaaaataactaTCAGTTAAAGTCAAATGTTTCAGATTGTTAATTTTACCGAACCCAACCCTAGTGACATTTATGATCTTTACATGCTTTAGGGGGTAATACTTTACATTAATAACTCAACATCAATAGCTCACTGATAAATGCAAAAGGCTGTCATGATTCAAAAAGGTAACTTAAAGACAGTCTCAAGATTTGTAGCAACATTTAATGGTACTTTTGTTAAGATATTACTTTCTAGATACAAAAAAATGAAGAGGGATAAGACATTGAAAGTCTGAGATCTATGtccttaaatttttattgttcaaCTAAAAAGAATCTGGGAACAAGTATACCAACTATGTCTAGGACAGTGGTGAGTTCTCGGTAAGGGTAGACTTTTACAGACCACCAATCAATCTCCTCAGAACAAAAGACACCCAGTTAGACCACAAATATAAACTACGAACATCTCATCACCCCTTAGGCACTAAGCAATTTATACAACTGTTTAAAGATAGAAAATACAAATGGCTTAACTGAACAAAGCCTTTAAGATATTCATACGTGATAGTTACCCAAATAGAATTCTGGAAAAGAATTAAATAATCCAGTTTCACTAACATGAAACATTATTCCCAAATTCAGAAAAACTGGACCTTTAGGAAAATTCTAAGGAATGTGAAAGGACTGGGTTAGTCTGTCCTTCATTTAGAGTTGGTAAGAATACAAATATCCCAGTATTCCTTTAAACAATaatgatattaaaaacaaacaaacaaacaaagagcaggTAGCAACCAGAAATAAATACAGGcaaggaagagagaataaaaatccACGTGTAACCCAACCTAACTCCTTTCCCCCCAGCAGAACTGACTCCAAAGACAAAATTTTACATTGTCAGAAAGGTCTTAGAACAAAAGTATCAAAATACTGAAACTTCAGTAGTCCATTTAAAGGAGGATAAGCCAAACCGTGTGTTAACACATATTATGGGTGACAATATGCTACAGTCAACATTTGGAACAGAACTGCTAACACAGCTATGAAATCAA
It encodes:
- the Lrrc70 gene encoding leucine-rich repeat-containing protein 70, with product MLNGLTLQIAFTLDQYIQNLGCKISCIHHTTTALMMAWHKASTSGNPLESTVAESSRVWEPAPASPASRSFQESTLGNALETTAVVSVQKQLTSVTLTSEKNTALPIDASSVSGKASLICTQEVEKLNEAFDFLLAFFILACVLIIFLIYKVIQFKQKLKALEDSVENRLEYYSFYQSARYNVTASVCNTSPDSLESSGLQQIGLDKQIVPENGAQVILFEHSAL